The Burkholderia pyrrocinia genome includes a region encoding these proteins:
- a CDS encoding glycoside hydrolase family 108 protein, translating into MPNQPAPKKPQAPTPAPAKLKPLPFAFPFVRKGQGQSKASTQFTDEHEIYRLLAEREQSGAYLVSPKGMWHGGIHITEAGAGQSLDLDAGLRCIADGVLVAFRANKTYPVSEIASTDSGSPVQAPYSTGFALVRHTMEFPRGTKLTFYSLYMHLMSCEDYANFPKREKPSYWSRQWEVTQHALDKPSAGRNGQVADPSQQGLRVRKTPNGPPIGILPQGASVSIGKKEKVKGKDWGRVTALHGASLYPPEAGGYVESSLAIGGWICMGRENGGALVKEVIPDSTFDRVIVTAAEVCRPGDPQGTGGIPIKAGELIGHLGRYDSLNQCTAGTRMAHIEVFCDDGIQSFLEQGRAWVQQHGPRKEDWTALGLPSEQTILRIEPGTVLYQRIEGNKFILGTDPQSRKTDAIQVYSLAELARDPKRRVPDPRPNPDPGYPVNWWHVDGVNAQGQPIDGWVCDFNHPSGRVTREFAQKWVDFECLEDAHDPAHTIFAATQGWVDYASGAIVDDLASRSRLSPLMLKVYDALFKKGDGKNAADELCTLSQTERGGYPWLMQAASRLIVKHESEWANPSKWKQLIVELEKQTGPKPQHEEEQKRIETLAWWDEVKAGVPGISDVNVYHLNPIAIAGNFSEGSSCAEKFKKISAIILQHEGGYSNRANDKGGATNHGIAWNTWQAYAMEDVGVEPTIENLKNLTDDQAEKIYLKRYWEPKGFCKFNDMRVALMVYDWTITSGGAARQIQKLLNNKYGSNISVDGGMGSETVAALNNVQDQDALLQDIAEIRRQYYTNLTINDSTQLANLKGWLNRVNDCLRVSI; encoded by the coding sequence ATGCCGAACCAACCTGCACCGAAGAAGCCGCAAGCGCCGACGCCAGCCCCGGCCAAGCTGAAGCCGTTGCCGTTCGCCTTTCCGTTTGTTCGAAAGGGACAGGGCCAGTCGAAGGCCTCCACCCAGTTCACCGACGAGCACGAGATTTACCGTCTGCTCGCCGAACGCGAGCAGTCAGGCGCGTATCTCGTCAGCCCCAAAGGGATGTGGCACGGGGGCATCCACATCACGGAAGCCGGCGCAGGGCAATCGTTGGATCTCGACGCGGGACTACGTTGCATCGCCGACGGCGTGCTGGTCGCATTTCGCGCCAATAAGACCTATCCAGTCAGCGAGATTGCATCGACAGATAGCGGATCACCGGTTCAGGCACCGTATAGCACGGGCTTCGCGCTGGTGCGGCACACGATGGAGTTCCCGCGGGGCACGAAGCTGACGTTCTACAGCCTGTACATGCACCTGATGTCCTGCGAGGACTATGCGAACTTCCCGAAGCGTGAAAAGCCGTCGTACTGGTCGCGGCAATGGGAGGTGACGCAGCATGCACTGGACAAGCCATCGGCGGGTCGCAACGGGCAGGTCGCCGATCCATCGCAGCAGGGGCTGCGGGTGCGCAAGACACCAAACGGTCCCCCGATCGGCATCCTGCCGCAGGGCGCGAGCGTTAGCATCGGCAAGAAGGAAAAAGTCAAGGGAAAGGACTGGGGGCGGGTGACAGCCCTGCACGGAGCGTCGCTGTATCCGCCCGAGGCTGGCGGCTACGTTGAGTCATCCCTGGCGATCGGCGGCTGGATTTGCATGGGGCGGGAGAACGGCGGAGCGCTTGTCAAGGAGGTCATCCCGGACTCGACATTCGACCGGGTGATCGTGACTGCCGCCGAGGTATGCCGGCCGGGCGATCCGCAGGGAACCGGAGGCATCCCAATCAAGGCGGGCGAACTGATCGGCCACCTTGGTCGCTACGACTCGCTGAATCAATGTACAGCCGGAACCAGGATGGCGCACATCGAGGTGTTCTGTGACGACGGTATCCAGTCGTTCCTCGAGCAAGGTCGCGCTTGGGTCCAGCAACACGGTCCGCGCAAGGAGGATTGGACGGCACTGGGTCTGCCATCTGAGCAGACGATCCTGCGGATCGAGCCGGGCACGGTGCTGTATCAGCGTATCGAAGGTAATAAGTTCATCCTGGGCACTGACCCGCAGTCGAGAAAGACGGACGCCATTCAGGTGTACTCGCTCGCTGAATTGGCGCGTGACCCAAAGCGACGAGTCCCTGACCCGCGTCCGAATCCCGATCCCGGTTACCCGGTGAACTGGTGGCACGTTGACGGCGTGAATGCGCAAGGTCAACCGATTGACGGTTGGGTGTGCGACTTCAATCACCCGAGTGGCCGGGTGACACGAGAATTCGCGCAGAAGTGGGTCGATTTCGAGTGCCTGGAGGATGCCCATGATCCTGCGCATACGATCTTTGCGGCAACGCAGGGGTGGGTCGATTATGCGAGCGGCGCCATTGTTGACGATCTTGCTTCGCGTTCGAGGCTCAGCCCGTTGATGCTTAAGGTGTATGACGCCTTGTTCAAGAAGGGCGATGGCAAGAACGCGGCTGATGAATTATGTACGCTATCGCAGACCGAGCGTGGCGGGTATCCGTGGTTGATGCAGGCGGCATCGAGGTTGATTGTGAAGCACGAGAGCGAATGGGCGAATCCGTCGAAGTGGAAGCAGTTGATTGTCGAATTGGAGAAGCAAACGGGACCCAAACCGCAGCACGAGGAAGAGCAGAAGAGGATTGAGACGCTCGCGTGGTGGGATGAGGTGAAGGCAGGGGTGCCGGGAATTTCTGATGTTAATGTTTACCACCTCAATCCGATAGCAATTGCAGGAAATTTTTCAGAAGGAAGCAGTTGCGCCGAAAAATTCAAAAAAATATCTGCAATTATCCTTCAACATGAAGGTGGATATTCAAACAGAGCTAATGACAAGGGAGGGGCAACCAATCATGGCATTGCGTGGAATACTTGGCAAGCCTACGCTATGGAAGATGTTGGCGTTGAACCTACCATTGAAAATCTTAAAAATCTAACTGACGATCAAGCTGAAAAAATATATCTTAAAAGATACTGGGAGCCAAAGGGGTTTTGTAAATTTAACGATATGCGAGTCGCATTGATGGTGTATGACTGGACAATTACGTCTGGTGGGGCAGCTAGGCAGATTCAAAAGTTGCTAAATAATAAATATGGCTCGAACATTTCCGTGGACGGCGGGATGGGCAGTGAAACTGTAGCAGCTTTAAACAACGTTCAAGATCAAGATGCCCTTTTGCAGGACATTGCTGAAATTCGTCGTCAATATTATACGAATTTAACAATTAATGATTCGACGCAGCTCGCAAACCTAAAGGGTTGGCTTAATCGTGTGAATGACTGTCTCCGGGTGAGTATCTAG
- a CDS encoding PAAR domain-containing protein, whose protein sequence is MKNLAYEGDATSHGGKILTGSNRIKVKGRRAAHIGDKVSCPIHGDNEIVEGSARLKDGTTPLSRDGDHTQCGAVLIASSTAAQVR, encoded by the coding sequence ATGAAAAATCTCGCATACGAAGGCGACGCCACGAGCCACGGCGGCAAGATCCTGACCGGCTCGAATCGCATCAAGGTAAAGGGTCGCCGGGCTGCCCATATCGGCGACAAGGTGTCGTGCCCGATCCACGGCGACAACGAGATTGTCGAGGGTAGTGCCAGGTTGAAGGACGGCACCACGCCGTTGTCGCGCGACGGCGACCACACGCAGTGTGGCGCGGTGCTCATCGCCTCGTCCACCGCTGCGCAGGTTCGGTAA
- a CDS encoding ImcF-related family protein gives MNDNKNENKTRPAGLFIGIAAVIVFLVLGIAVWVEGPRYGWSRDTLIIIELSLFSTLLVVILLVKFFEWVLLQIASLRASRWFARYDAGKRSTSVGSGDSAAQTGATDRAAMLRNILADRYGWRWRYRERCVLVAGDLPLVRRLAPGLVDTGYLITGDTVLLYARQTRDTLETEWLDQIRRLRRRRPVDAIVAVTRNRSSANTPFDTDDLAQRLARHARALRWAAPAYLLNVTDFGSETSSPDEAIGFTWSNVRGSADEIDRSLQDLTCNLADTGVVRLTKEAGDRYPAELSQHISNLRGALSDLVMQTAQSRVWRHAVHGLLFAPLFTERELAPPASNDASDEDLPLGPQHRTIWQTVAEHSRKIHGRRVGFSLSTTAAWGMTALIGCWIAGTMFSGFVNRATIQNAVNTAAKLPTVQDRTQAMQTLDGLDRQIDTLEVHQRDGAPWPTRFGLNRDGALLDALWPNYANAANRILVAPIRQTLEERLRQLASLSDAQIASGGNTQVQAAYDTLKAYLMLARPERAVAAFLTPQLVATAAPARPVNSSLSPGTWEDLRQHTIAFFANHLGRDTASNASALAIVPDGSLIASARQTVIGVRGIQNSTDALYQQIVDDATPKYPPVSLATLLGDTTGRGLFNTTATIPGVFTRAAWDERISKAIDEASAQRDVSGDWVLTDVKAGNHTPSTLKAELRQRYFDDYARAWALFLNSLRWQQAPTLSATADQLTLLGDPQRSPLVALMNAVVYQAGTGANAQSLSDSLINKAQQLVGTDEKDPSKQIQPQLAPLVAAFGPVLRLTGSDLVSGVPANGKAAAQLAATGDLSLARYLERVTAMRLKVSQIVSGADPDAIARLAAQSVLQGKTSDISDSRDYASRVAASLGEQWVGFGELFRAPFNQAWQVVVQPASASLNEIWRTAILADWNKTFGGRYPFADSDNDASLPEMARFMRPDNGVIAQFVTTQLAGVVERQGDRWVAAQGTDRGALTIDPGFLSSLNKLTRISTVLFPSGDARVRYELQAVPTPGVTDMKFVLSGRELHYFNQKQEWMPFEWPGQSLENLSHIEWQTEQGGLRTALDSPGRFGLIRLLERAKVSQQDSARYLLTWTPDTSQGIPLKVQLRSEAGAGPLDVLQLRRFTLPTRIFVTGSGKSGPKLSAANPPPLPASMVEAAKHAAMPLPRTALPEVE, from the coding sequence ATGAACGACAACAAAAATGAAAACAAGACTCGACCGGCCGGCCTCTTTATCGGCATTGCGGCCGTCATCGTCTTCCTTGTGCTCGGTATCGCGGTATGGGTAGAGGGGCCTCGTTACGGGTGGTCTCGCGATACCCTGATCATCATCGAGCTTTCCTTATTTTCCACCTTGCTGGTGGTGATCCTGCTGGTCAAGTTCTTCGAGTGGGTGCTGCTGCAGATCGCCTCGCTGAGAGCTTCCCGCTGGTTTGCACGCTACGACGCCGGCAAGCGCTCGACGTCGGTTGGCAGCGGCGATTCCGCCGCGCAGACGGGCGCAACCGATCGAGCCGCCATGTTGCGCAATATCCTTGCCGATCGCTACGGCTGGCGATGGCGGTATCGCGAACGATGCGTACTCGTTGCGGGCGATCTACCGTTAGTGAGACGCCTTGCGCCGGGACTCGTCGACACGGGATATTTGATTACCGGCGACACGGTTCTGCTATATGCCAGGCAAACTCGCGACACCCTCGAGACCGAATGGCTCGACCAGATCCGCCGCCTGCGTCGCCGTCGTCCGGTCGACGCGATTGTCGCGGTGACTCGTAACCGCAGTTCGGCCAATACACCATTCGACACCGACGACCTCGCCCAACGGCTCGCGCGCCATGCTCGCGCGCTGCGCTGGGCCGCGCCCGCATACCTGCTCAACGTCACTGATTTCGGCAGCGAAACGTCGAGTCCCGACGAGGCAATCGGCTTCACGTGGTCCAACGTGCGCGGAAGCGCGGATGAGATCGACAGGTCGCTGCAAGACCTTACCTGCAACCTGGCGGATACCGGTGTCGTGCGCCTGACGAAGGAGGCAGGCGATCGCTATCCCGCTGAGCTGTCGCAGCATATTTCGAACCTTCGTGGTGCGTTGTCGGATCTGGTGATGCAAACGGCTCAGTCCCGTGTCTGGCGACATGCGGTGCACGGTCTGCTGTTTGCCCCGTTGTTCACGGAGCGGGAACTTGCGCCGCCAGCATCGAACGACGCGAGCGACGAAGATCTGCCGCTCGGGCCGCAACATCGAACGATCTGGCAAACCGTCGCGGAGCATAGCCGCAAGATTCACGGCCGCCGCGTAGGCTTCTCACTGTCGACCACCGCCGCCTGGGGCATGACGGCCCTGATCGGCTGCTGGATCGCCGGCACGATGTTCTCCGGATTCGTCAACCGCGCAACGATCCAGAACGCAGTAAACACGGCTGCGAAACTCCCGACCGTGCAGGATCGCACGCAAGCCATGCAGACCCTGGACGGTCTCGACCGGCAGATCGATACGCTGGAAGTCCATCAGCGCGACGGCGCCCCCTGGCCGACCCGGTTCGGCCTGAACCGAGACGGTGCGCTTCTCGACGCGCTATGGCCGAACTACGCCAACGCCGCGAACCGTATCCTCGTTGCCCCTATTCGCCAGACTCTCGAAGAACGCCTGCGTCAGCTCGCATCCCTGTCCGACGCTCAGATCGCCAGCGGCGGCAACACACAGGTGCAGGCCGCATACGACACGCTCAAGGCCTACCTGATGCTCGCCAGGCCGGAACGTGCGGTGGCCGCTTTTCTGACACCGCAACTTGTTGCGACGGCCGCACCCGCGCGCCCGGTCAACTCGTCCTTGTCGCCGGGTACGTGGGAAGACCTGCGTCAGCACACGATCGCATTCTTTGCGAACCATCTCGGCCGTGATACTGCGTCGAATGCCTCCGCGTTGGCGATCGTGCCGGACGGCAGCCTGATCGCCTCGGCCCGGCAAACGGTTATAGGCGTACGCGGCATCCAGAACTCCACGGATGCGCTCTACCAGCAGATCGTCGACGATGCTACGCCCAAGTATCCGCCGGTGTCCCTGGCCACGCTGCTCGGCGACACGACCGGCCGTGGCCTGTTCAACACCACCGCGACGATTCCGGGCGTGTTCACGCGTGCGGCATGGGACGAACGGATCTCGAAGGCGATCGACGAAGCCAGCGCGCAGCGCGACGTGTCGGGCGACTGGGTGCTCACTGACGTCAAGGCCGGCAACCACACGCCGTCGACACTGAAAGCCGAGTTGCGCCAGCGCTATTTCGACGATTACGCGCGCGCGTGGGCGCTGTTCCTCAATAGCCTGCGTTGGCAGCAGGCGCCGACGCTATCGGCCACCGCCGACCAACTGACGCTGTTGGGCGACCCGCAACGCTCGCCGCTCGTCGCGCTGATGAACGCTGTCGTCTATCAGGCGGGGACGGGTGCAAACGCGCAGTCGCTCTCCGATAGCCTGATCAACAAGGCGCAGCAGCTCGTCGGTACGGACGAGAAGGATCCATCGAAGCAGATTCAGCCGCAACTTGCGCCGCTCGTGGCAGCCTTCGGCCCGGTCTTGCGCCTGACCGGCAGCGATCTGGTGTCCGGTGTCCCGGCCAACGGCAAGGCCGCCGCTCAACTGGCTGCCACAGGCGACCTCAGTCTCGCGCGCTACCTCGAGCGGGTTACGGCGATGCGCCTCAAGGTATCCCAGATCGTCTCCGGTGCAGATCCGGACGCGATCGCGCGTTTGGCCGCGCAGTCGGTCCTGCAGGGCAAGACCTCCGATATTTCGGACAGCCGCGACTACGCGAGCCGCGTGGCCGCGAGCCTCGGCGAGCAGTGGGTGGGCTTCGGCGAGCTTTTCCGGGCGCCGTTCAATCAGGCGTGGCAGGTCGTCGTGCAGCCGGCCTCGGCGAGCCTGAACGAGATCTGGCGAACAGCGATCCTGGCCGACTGGAACAAGACGTTCGGCGGGCGCTATCCGTTCGCGGACTCGGACAACGATGCGTCGCTGCCCGAGATGGCGCGCTTCATGCGGCCGGACAACGGGGTGATCGCGCAATTCGTCACGACTCAGCTCGCCGGTGTCGTCGAACGGCAGGGTGACCGGTGGGTCGCCGCACAGGGCACAGACCGCGGCGCATTGACGATCGATCCGGGCTTCCTGAGCAGCCTGAACAAGCTGACACGCATCTCGACCGTGCTGTTCCCTTCGGGAGACGCACGCGTGCGGTACGAGCTGCAAGCCGTGCCGACACCCGGCGTGACCGACATGAAATTCGTGCTGTCCGGGCGCGAGCTGCACTACTTCAACCAGAAGCAGGAATGGATGCCGTTCGAGTGGCCGGGCCAGTCGCTCGAAAACCTGTCGCATATCGAATGGCAGACCGAGCAGGGTGGATTGCGCACGGCGCTCGACTCGCCGGGCCGGTTCGGTCTGATCCGCCTGCTGGAGCGTGCGAAGGTGTCGCAGCAGGACAGCGCGCGCTATCTGTTGACCTGGACCCCCGATACGAGCCAGGGCATTCCGTTGAAGGTGCAACTGCGCAGCGAAGCGGGCGCAGGGCCGCTGGACGTGCTGCAACTGCGTCGCTTCACGTTGCCGACACGGATTTTCGTGACCGGCTCGGGGAAGTCCGGGCCCAAGCTCTCGGCAGCGAATCCGCCGCCGCTGCCGGCGTCGATGGTCGAAGCCGCGAAGCATGCCGCGATGCCGCTTCCTCGTACCGCGTTACCGGAGGTCGAATGA
- the tssA gene encoding type VI secretion system protein TssA: protein MKLGGLFKSLFPARDDAEQLVRARLDAWNAWLLPLAGDGGVGRDPGYEDVFFELREETQKLSGIDDGLVVRSCEQLIREIGKDLRLAGYYAFARLRQDGPAGFADGLELAAALVDRFGEAVLPARAEAKKGALEMLATARVIELLDSRGAFAPADLERALAALDVLVAATGTWPEAVRPNLQPLVSRFERKGEPARSAEAEAAASATTTASTRSSAIASTRDLLDQARTMAVWLRDQENGYLPSVRLVRSIRWDTLHEVPPADAAARTRLLPPRAELRQQMKRLVLQKQWHELLERVEGAFMEGVNHLWFDLQYFQHVALDHVGAPYNAWRELLRADFALFLERLPGIERLAFNDGTPFADDTTLEWIARYAVVRDLEAGESVAPLPVSAESVGDAAGDWPEIEVQARELAGREGVEAAFAWLEALPGMKNDRHRYLQRLVMARVADHAGRPDTALALLAELDTSSRSLPLMRWEPALVFEVKQQFVRALKAMSARKDADKPALARRIGELQAELTVLDPARALTLS from the coding sequence ATGAAACTGGGTGGACTGTTCAAGAGCCTTTTCCCTGCCCGCGATGACGCCGAGCAGCTCGTGCGGGCGCGGCTCGACGCGTGGAACGCGTGGCTGCTCCCGCTCGCGGGCGACGGTGGCGTCGGCCGCGACCCCGGCTACGAGGACGTGTTCTTCGAGCTCCGGGAGGAAACGCAGAAGCTTTCCGGTATCGACGACGGGTTGGTCGTCCGGTCCTGCGAGCAGTTGATCAGGGAAATCGGCAAGGATCTGCGTTTGGCCGGCTACTACGCGTTTGCCCGGCTGCGTCAGGATGGCCCCGCTGGTTTCGCGGACGGGCTCGAGCTGGCGGCCGCGCTCGTCGACCGGTTCGGGGAGGCCGTGCTGCCGGCACGTGCCGAGGCGAAGAAAGGCGCGCTCGAAATGCTGGCCACCGCGCGCGTGATCGAGCTGCTCGACAGTCGTGGCGCGTTTGCGCCGGCCGACCTCGAGCGTGCGCTCGCCGCGCTCGATGTGCTGGTGGCCGCCACGGGCACGTGGCCCGAAGCCGTGCGCCCGAACCTGCAGCCGCTCGTCTCCCGTTTCGAGCGCAAGGGCGAACCGGCGCGCAGTGCGGAGGCGGAAGCAGCCGCGTCGGCGACGACGACTGCATCGACGAGGTCCAGCGCGATCGCCTCGACACGCGATCTACTGGACCAGGCCCGCACGATGGCCGTCTGGCTCCGCGATCAGGAGAACGGCTATCTGCCGTCAGTGCGGCTCGTGCGCAGCATCCGCTGGGACACGCTGCACGAGGTGCCGCCGGCGGATGCCGCGGCCCGTACGCGCCTCCTGCCGCCACGCGCCGAGCTGCGCCAGCAGATGAAACGGCTCGTGCTGCAGAAGCAATGGCACGAGCTGCTCGAACGCGTCGAAGGCGCGTTCATGGAGGGCGTGAACCACCTCTGGTTCGACCTGCAGTACTTTCAGCACGTCGCCCTTGATCACGTCGGCGCACCGTATAACGCGTGGCGCGAACTGCTGCGCGCGGACTTTGCGCTGTTCCTCGAACGACTGCCGGGCATCGAGCGGCTGGCGTTCAACGACGGTACGCCGTTCGCCGATGACACGACGCTTGAATGGATCGCGCGGTACGCGGTGGTACGCGATCTGGAAGCGGGCGAGTCTGTCGCACCGCTGCCGGTTTCGGCCGAGAGCGTTGGCGATGCCGCCGGCGACTGGCCGGAAATCGAAGTGCAGGCGCGGGAACTGGCCGGGCGCGAAGGCGTGGAGGCTGCATTCGCGTGGCTTGAGGCGTTGCCGGGTATGAAGAACGACCGCCACCGCTACCTGCAACGGCTCGTGATGGCGCGCGTTGCCGATCACGCCGGCCGGCCCGATACGGCGCTCGCGTTGCTTGCGGAACTCGACACGTCGTCCCGATCGCTGCCGCTGATGCGCTGGGAGCCGGCGCTGGTGTTCGAGGTCAAGCAGCAGTTCGTACGGGCGTTGAAAGCGATGAGCGCCCGCAAGGATGCCGACAAACCGGCGCTTGCCCGCCGCATCGGCGAACTGCAGGCCGAACTGACCGTGCTTGATCCGGCGCGCGCGCTGACTCTTTCGTAA
- the tssF gene encoding type VI secretion system baseplate subunit TssF, whose product MKNDDPILRYYEAEMRYLRESGKEFAKAHPDRARLLNLDRVGDRDPYVERLFEGFAFLTGRLRQKLDDELPELTEGLVSLLWPHYLRMIPSLSVVELVPPAEKLQKTEVVPAGVPVRSAPIAVPPPAGAEGTTPKTVQCIYRTTQAVTLQPIAITHAGPTVRHDGRSVIRLGFALEGAARRKETDLSRLRLHLSADLPTAFAMHLALTRQIDTIHWRIPEVRNGEAVPLDGVTIEPAGFSTEERLWPKADAAFSGYQLLLEYFTFREKFLFVDLCGLDIAKLPESSTRFELEIVLKHAYPSDQRFSAENVRLFCSPVINLFELDAEPIGIDHHETEYRVVPAGHQGEHVETYSVDAIESFDHETAERYEYVPFATFRHRGGMLRHEAPERYFHTRVRPGVSGLHETWVILGGHAWETMQSLPEESLSLRVTGTNGLLPRKGLREASLNELATSTQNVAGVRNLVSPTLPLYPPTEDRFQWRVLSHLAPNFLSMMNAEVLRGALALYDWTDDELNRRRLAGILWVSQALIEEVSGGSVERGVLIEVTLDSHAFAGEGDVMLFGELLHRFFALYADINLFTKLAIISLPSQARIEWPRSKAERAPL is encoded by the coding sequence ATGAAAAACGATGATCCGATCCTGCGCTACTACGAAGCGGAAATGCGCTATCTGCGCGAATCCGGCAAGGAATTCGCGAAGGCGCACCCCGATCGCGCACGCCTGCTCAACCTCGATCGCGTTGGCGATCGCGACCCCTACGTCGAGCGCCTGTTCGAGGGCTTCGCGTTCCTGACCGGCCGGCTTCGCCAAAAGCTCGACGACGAACTGCCGGAACTCACCGAGGGACTCGTGAGCCTTCTCTGGCCGCATTACCTGCGGATGATCCCGTCGCTGTCGGTGGTTGAACTCGTCCCGCCTGCGGAAAAGCTTCAGAAGACCGAAGTCGTGCCGGCGGGCGTGCCGGTGCGCTCCGCGCCGATCGCCGTGCCGCCGCCGGCCGGCGCCGAAGGCACGACGCCGAAAACGGTGCAGTGCATATACCGGACCACGCAAGCCGTCACGTTGCAACCGATCGCGATCACGCATGCCGGACCGACCGTGCGTCACGACGGCCGCTCGGTGATCCGCCTCGGGTTCGCGCTCGAAGGCGCCGCACGCCGCAAGGAAACAGATTTGTCGCGGCTGCGTTTGCACCTGAGCGCGGATCTGCCGACTGCGTTCGCGATGCACCTCGCGCTGACGCGCCAGATCGACACGATCCACTGGCGCATTCCGGAAGTCCGTAACGGCGAAGCGGTACCGCTCGACGGCGTCACGATCGAGCCGGCCGGGTTCTCGACTGAGGAACGGCTGTGGCCGAAGGCCGATGCGGCATTTTCCGGCTACCAGTTGCTGCTCGAGTATTTCACGTTCCGCGAGAAATTCCTGTTCGTCGACCTGTGCGGACTCGATATCGCGAAGCTCCCGGAAAGCTCGACCCGCTTCGAGCTGGAGATCGTGCTGAAGCATGCGTATCCATCGGACCAACGCTTCAGCGCGGAGAACGTGCGGCTGTTCTGCTCGCCCGTAATCAACCTGTTCGAGCTGGATGCCGAGCCGATCGGGATCGACCATCACGAAACCGAATACCGCGTGGTGCCGGCAGGCCATCAAGGCGAGCATGTCGAAACATATTCGGTCGACGCGATCGAGTCATTCGACCACGAAACGGCCGAGCGGTACGAATACGTGCCGTTCGCGACGTTCCGGCATCGCGGCGGCATGCTGCGCCATGAGGCACCGGAGCGGTATTTCCACACGCGGGTGCGGCCGGGTGTCTCCGGCCTTCACGAGACGTGGGTGATTCTCGGTGGTCACGCATGGGAAACGATGCAGAGCTTGCCGGAAGAAAGCCTGTCGCTGCGGGTGACGGGTACGAACGGGCTGTTGCCGCGCAAGGGGCTGCGGGAAGCGAGCCTCAATGAGCTCGCGACCAGCACGCAGAATGTCGCCGGGGTGCGCAATCTCGTGTCGCCAACGCTGCCGCTGTACCCGCCGACGGAAGACCGGTTCCAGTGGCGCGTGCTGTCGCATCTGGCACCGAACTTCCTGTCGATGATGAACGCGGAAGTGCTGCGCGGGGCGCTCGCGCTTTACGACTGGACGGACGACGAACTGAACCGTCGGAGGCTCGCGGGCATTTTGTGGGTATCGCAGGCGCTGATCGAGGAAGTGTCGGGTGGCTCGGTCGAACGGGGCGTACTGATCGAGGTGACGCTCGACAGCCATGCGTTTGCGGGCGAGGGCGACGTGATGCTGTTCGGTGAGTTGCTGCACCGGTTCTTCGCGCTCTATGCCGACATCAATCTGTTCACGAAGCTCGCAATCATCAGCCTGCCGTCCCAGGCCCGGATCGAATGGCCACGCAGCAAGGCCGAACGAGCGCCGCTATGA
- the tssG gene encoding type VI secretion system baseplate subunit TssG has product MKPHDLPNLDPLVASLLARAPRMNFMQLCRLLEVRVPDLPGFGARDSLEHEPVRFRPRPRMGFPAGEVASVEVDDGSNTFGPDAPPTVRTTFMGLYGVDAAMPSHMIDEIVLREEGHEAVEAFLDQFNHRYVTLLYRAWRKYRYPEHFRPGGVDVHSRNLLCLAGFGWGDKPKRAGLPDSRMLALLGLLIQRSRTPEGLAGVVALVIPRVAVRVDEFWPVVTSSGRPRPLTAAGDATHRPENGKRGGLGSGYVLGKRMAYRSRAVRVTLQPADAEQAHGLLPGGTLHRDLIAFVQLYVGGIDPVIPDTASH; this is encoded by the coding sequence ATGAAGCCGCACGACCTCCCCAATCTCGACCCGCTGGTCGCGTCGTTGCTGGCGCGCGCACCGCGCATGAACTTCATGCAGCTGTGCCGGCTGCTCGAGGTGCGAGTGCCTGACCTGCCGGGATTCGGTGCGCGGGATTCCCTCGAGCATGAACCGGTGCGGTTCCGGCCCCGGCCGCGCATGGGCTTTCCGGCAGGCGAAGTCGCATCGGTCGAGGTCGACGACGGGTCGAACACATTCGGGCCCGATGCGCCGCCGACCGTGCGCACGACTTTCATGGGGCTGTACGGCGTCGACGCAGCGATGCCTTCGCACATGATCGACGAGATCGTGCTGCGTGAGGAAGGGCACGAGGCGGTCGAAGCATTTCTCGACCAATTCAATCACCGGTACGTCACGCTGCTGTATCGAGCCTGGCGGAAGTACCGCTATCCCGAGCACTTCCGTCCCGGTGGCGTCGATGTGCATTCGCGCAACCTGCTGTGTCTGGCCGGGTTCGGCTGGGGCGACAAGCCGAAGCGTGCCGGCTTGCCCGATTCACGGATGCTGGCGCTCCTGGGGCTCCTGATCCAGCGCAGCCGCACGCCGGAAGGGTTGGCGGGCGTCGTCGCGTTGGTCATCCCACGCGTTGCCGTACGGGTGGACGAGTTCTGGCCCGTCGTGACGTCGTCGGGCCGGCCACGGCCGCTTACCGCGGCCGGTGACGCTACGCATAGGCCGGAAAACGGGAAGCGTGGCGGTTTGGGCAGTGGCTACGTGCTGGGCAAACGGATGGCGTATCGCAGCCGGGCGGTGCGCGTGACGCTCCAGCCCGCCGATGCGGAACAGGCGCACGGCCTGCTGCCCGGCGGGACGCTGCATCGCGACTTGATCGCGTTCGTGCAACTGTATGTCGGTGGAATTGACCCTGTAATCCCGGACACAGCTTCACACTAA